In Planctomycetia bacterium, one DNA window encodes the following:
- the lpxA gene encoding acyl-ACP--UDP-N-acetylglucosamine O-acyltransferase, which translates to MPRISPTATVAPQAQIADEVEIGPGCYVGPDVRIGAGSRLIANVTILGNTHIGERNLFYPGCVIGAAPQDLKYTGTPTRLVIGDDNIFREGVTAHTGTEVAGGLTEIGNHNQFQVGSHIAHDVRVGNHCILSNQVQIAGHVHIEDHVTVSGLVGVQQFVTIGQYSFITGMARCTIDTPPYMIFGFEGNVQGVNIKGLGRWGFDESTIQQLRDLCKKLFPRKNQAAAVFGLRSLYRIMPFIKDDKATISLARRIRECETNGKLDYHGQYLINFLKRSIFQGVHGRYLESLRRDQGAVPQFYGGGRRS; encoded by the coding sequence ATGCCGAGGATTTCCCCGACTGCCACCGTCGCTCCCCAGGCGCAGATCGCCGACGAGGTTGAGATCGGGCCGGGCTGCTATGTGGGTCCGGATGTGCGCATCGGGGCCGGTTCGCGCCTGATCGCGAACGTCACCATTCTCGGCAACACTCACATCGGTGAGCGAAACCTCTTCTACCCCGGCTGCGTGATCGGCGCGGCCCCGCAGGATCTGAAGTACACCGGCACGCCGACGCGCCTGGTCATCGGCGACGACAACATCTTCCGCGAAGGCGTCACGGCGCACACGGGAACGGAAGTCGCTGGCGGTCTCACCGAAATCGGCAACCACAATCAGTTCCAGGTCGGCTCGCACATCGCGCACGACGTGCGCGTGGGCAATCACTGCATTCTGTCGAACCAGGTGCAGATCGCCGGGCACGTTCACATCGAGGATCACGTGACCGTCTCCGGCCTGGTCGGCGTTCAGCAATTTGTGACCATTGGGCAATACAGTTTCATCACCGGCATGGCCCGCTGCACGATCGACACACCGCCCTACATGATCTTCGGCTTCGAGGGCAACGTGCAGGGCGTGAACATCAAGGGACTGGGGCGCTGGGGATTCGACGAGAGCACGATCCAGCAGCTCCGCGACCTGTGCAAGAAGTTGTTCCCCCGCAAGAATCAGGCCGCCGCCGTTTTCGGATTGCGCTCGCTGTATCGCATCATGCCGTTCATCAAGGATGACAAGGCAACGATCAGCCTTGCCCGGCGCATTCGGGAGTGTGAGACCAACGGCAAGCTCGATTACCACGGCCAGTACCTGATCAACTTCCTCAAGCGATCCATCTTCCAGGGCGTTCACGGACGTTATCTGGAATCCCTCCGCCGCGACCAGGGCGCGGTGCCGCAGTTCTACGGCGGAGGCCGGCGCTCGTGA
- the lpxC gene encoding UDP-3-O-[3-hydroxymyristoyl] N-acetylglucosamine deacetylase, producing MKPQQTIQNPTEISGRGLFTGEEVVVRFKPAMADSGITFVRVDAPVPARIKAHVDNVTKRARRTSIRNGTLTVETVEHCMAALHGLGIDNLEIEISGGELPGGDGSSNIFVDAIHQAGIAELGVEQKPLVIRETVRVAEGDAELIAVPTDTDDLNIIYDLDYGPGGPIPRQIYALRLSAESFLHDVAPARTFLTEEEAKQFQAAGLGKHLTYQDVVVIGNDGVIGNAFRYPDECVRHKILDLIGDLYLAGRPIRGRIIARKSGHSLNHELVRKLLAAIKTQERTALLGAQAVYDSLALRRILPHRYPFLLIDRVVELDEDRRAVGIKNVTINEPFFQGHYPAQPIMPGVLILEAMAQLAGILLSQKLEHTGKVAVLLSMDHVKFRKPVLPGDQLVLHVQNIRVKARTGHVRAWAMVLDTVVAEAEIKFMMVDAEGA from the coding sequence TTGAAGCCGCAGCAGACCATCCAAAACCCGACTGAAATCAGCGGCCGGGGCCTGTTCACAGGGGAAGAGGTGGTCGTGCGCTTCAAGCCGGCGATGGCCGATTCGGGCATCACCTTTGTCCGCGTTGATGCGCCGGTCCCGGCCCGAATCAAGGCCCACGTCGATAACGTCACCAAACGCGCCCGCCGCACCAGCATCCGCAATGGCACGTTGACGGTCGAAACGGTCGAGCATTGCATGGCCGCGCTGCATGGGCTGGGCATCGACAACCTCGAAATCGAGATCAGCGGCGGCGAGCTGCCCGGCGGCGACGGCAGTTCCAATATTTTCGTCGATGCCATTCACCAGGCCGGCATCGCGGAACTGGGCGTCGAGCAGAAGCCGCTTGTGATACGCGAGACCGTGCGCGTCGCAGAAGGCGATGCCGAGTTGATCGCTGTCCCGACTGACACCGACGACCTGAACATCATCTACGACCTCGATTACGGTCCTGGCGGGCCGATTCCCCGGCAAATCTACGCGCTCCGCTTGTCGGCGGAATCGTTTCTTCATGATGTCGCACCGGCACGGACGTTCCTCACCGAAGAAGAAGCGAAACAATTCCAAGCCGCCGGACTCGGAAAGCATCTCACGTATCAGGATGTCGTGGTCATCGGGAACGACGGCGTCATTGGAAACGCCTTCCGTTACCCCGACGAGTGCGTGCGGCACAAGATTCTCGATCTCATCGGCGACTTGTACCTCGCCGGGAGGCCGATCCGCGGCCGGATCATCGCTCGCAAGAGCGGGCACTCGCTCAACCATGAATTGGTCCGCAAGCTCCTGGCGGCCATCAAGACGCAGGAGCGCACCGCCCTGCTCGGCGCGCAAGCGGTTTACGACTCGCTCGCCCTTCGGCGAATCCTCCCCCACCGCTACCCGTTCCTTCTGATTGACCGGGTGGTCGAACTGGACGAAGACCGCCGGGCGGTGGGGATTAAGAACGTCACGATCAACGAGCCGTTCTTTCAGGGTCATTACCCGGCCCAGCCGATCATGCCGGGGGTGTTGATCCTTGAGGCGATGGCCCAGCTGGCGGGAATTCTGCTTTCCCAGAAGCTGGAGCACACGGGAAAAGTGGCGGTCCTGCTATCCATGGACCATGTGAAATTCCGCAAGCCGGTCCTTCCGGGAGATCAGCTCGTTTTGCACGTGCAGAATATCCGGGTGAAGGCCCGGACCGGCCATGTTCGGGCCTGGGCAATGGTTCTGGACACGGTGGTGGCGGAAGCGGAAATAAAGTTTATGATGGTGGATGCGGAGGGGGCCTAA
- the lpxD gene encoding UDP-3-O-(3-hydroxymyristoyl)glucosamine N-acyltransferase gives MPAHRTSLTVADLASLCDGRLADASRGGVVLRAVAAAHEAGPDSITWVTESRHAAEAATSQAAAILCTEKLMPGEPRAVFVDDPEFAMTKVLAHFFVPPLPPEPGIHPTAVVDPSARLGRDVRVGALAVIHGDAQIGDGSIIHEGVSIGHGVVIGSGTTLFDRVVVYDRCTIGNDVVIHAGSVIGADGFGYVYRQGKHHKLPHLGTVIIEDEVELGAGVCVDRGKLGTTRIGRGTKIDNLVQVAHSVQIGPLCVIAAQTGISGSVQVGAGVAMGGQVGIAHGLKIGNEVRIAAKSGIMSDVPDGQTVVGSPAQDRSIAFREMARVRKLPELFEQVAELTKRVRDLEAAADHPKPD, from the coding sequence ATGCCTGCGCACCGCACCAGCCTGACCGTGGCGGACCTTGCGAGCCTCTGCGATGGCCGACTGGCCGATGCTTCGCGCGGCGGCGTGGTGCTGCGCGCTGTCGCCGCGGCGCATGAGGCCGGGCCAGACTCCATCACCTGGGTAACCGAATCCCGGCACGCGGCGGAAGCGGCGACGTCGCAGGCGGCGGCGATTCTCTGCACCGAAAAGCTGATGCCCGGCGAGCCGCGGGCCGTGTTCGTGGACGATCCCGAGTTCGCCATGACGAAGGTGCTGGCGCACTTTTTCGTGCCACCACTGCCGCCCGAACCGGGTATACACCCTACGGCGGTGGTCGATCCTTCCGCGCGCCTCGGGCGTGATGTGCGCGTCGGTGCGCTAGCGGTCATTCACGGCGACGCGCAAATCGGCGACGGGTCGATCATTCACGAAGGGGTCAGCATCGGCCACGGCGTGGTGATCGGATCGGGCACGACGTTGTTCGATCGGGTTGTTGTGTACGATCGCTGCACGATCGGCAACGACGTGGTGATTCACGCCGGCTCGGTGATCGGCGCCGATGGGTTCGGCTACGTATATCGCCAGGGAAAGCACCACAAGCTGCCGCACCTGGGCACGGTGATCATCGAGGACGAGGTGGAGCTGGGCGCGGGCGTGTGCGTCGACCGGGGCAAACTCGGCACGACGCGCATCGGCCGCGGAACCAAGATCGACAACCTCGTGCAGGTGGCGCACAGCGTGCAGATCGGCCCGTTGTGCGTCATCGCGGCGCAGACGGGGATCTCCGGCAGCGTGCAGGTCGGCGCGGGCGTGGCGATGGGCGGGCAGGTCGGAATCGCCCACGGGTTGAAGATCGGAAACGAGGTTCGCATCGCGGCGAAAAGTGGTATCATGAGCGACGTGCCGGATGGGCAGACGGTCGTCGGGTCGCCGGCCCAGGACCGATCGATCGCGTTTCGCGAGATGGCGCGCGTTCGCAAGCTGCCGGAGTTGTTCGAGCAAGTCGCCGAGTTAACGAAGCGAGTCCGCGACCTTGAAGCCGCAGCAGACCATCCAAAACCCGACTGA
- a CDS encoding OmpH family outer membrane protein — MKRATLILIALAPVVLCAVGLAQGQGQPASSVPPAASGGPATRAGVIDLIRIFNECQQILDLNDQIKKKTDDYAKEAAERRRRIEDKQTALNAFKPGTPDYEARRTELVRANIDANVWLKVAEQEIEQDRYTWTIKVYEKACEMAAAVARERGMDLVLQRTAFRPDEIQEQSVQAIRRIIQDRVVVYNSEELDITDAVIAKMNAEYRNDPARPKLGSATGPTFGGGSGSGDRNESPKR; from the coding sequence GTGAAACGTGCAACGTTGATCCTGATTGCTTTGGCGCCGGTCGTGCTCTGCGCGGTCGGCCTCGCGCAAGGGCAGGGGCAGCCGGCGAGCAGCGTCCCCCCCGCCGCATCCGGCGGCCCGGCCACGCGCGCAGGCGTGATCGATCTGATCCGCATTTTCAACGAGTGCCAGCAGATTCTGGACTTGAACGATCAGATCAAAAAAAAGACGGATGACTACGCCAAGGAGGCCGCCGAACGGCGCCGGCGCATCGAGGACAAGCAGACGGCGCTGAACGCCTTCAAGCCCGGCACGCCGGACTACGAAGCGCGTCGAACCGAGCTGGTCCGCGCGAACATCGACGCGAACGTCTGGCTGAAGGTCGCCGAACAGGAAATTGAACAGGATCGCTACACCTGGACCATCAAGGTCTATGAAAAGGCCTGCGAAATGGCGGCGGCCGTGGCCAGGGAGCGCGGGATGGACCTCGTCCTGCAACGGACGGCATTCCGGCCGGACGAGATCCAGGAACAGAGCGTTCAAGCGATCCGCCGAATCATTCAGGATCGCGTCGTGGTGTACAACTCCGAAGAACTGGACATCACCGACGCCGTGATTGCCAAAATGAACGCCGAGTATCGAAACGACCCGGCACGCCCGAAGCTCGGAAGCGCTACCGGCCCGACGTTCGGCGGCGGGTCCGGGTCCGGCGACAGGAACGAGTCGCCCAAGCGCTGA
- the frr gene encoding ribosome recycling factor translates to MPWDEIELEADDAMDKAVKFLKQEFRGVRTGRASPGLVDHVKVKVASYGGAPMDLKSLATVTTPDASMILIKPFDPATLKDIERAIQEAQIGINPQSDGKVIRLPVPALSGERRQQISGQIKKMAEAQKVALRNVRRDAIQKIDAEKKAGDLPEDEAKRGQEEIDKMTKKYEAQIDEALAAKTKEVMEG, encoded by the coding sequence ATGCCCTGGGACGAAATCGAACTCGAAGCCGACGACGCCATGGACAAGGCGGTCAAGTTTCTCAAGCAGGAATTCCGCGGTGTGCGCACCGGCCGGGCCTCGCCTGGGCTGGTCGATCATGTGAAGGTGAAGGTCGCCTCGTATGGCGGCGCGCCGATGGATTTGAAATCACTGGCCACCGTCACGACGCCTGACGCCTCGATGATTCTCATCAAGCCGTTTGATCCGGCGACGCTGAAGGACATCGAGCGTGCCATTCAGGAGGCACAGATCGGCATCAACCCGCAGAGCGACGGCAAGGTCATCCGTCTGCCGGTGCCGGCGCTGTCGGGCGAGCGGCGGCAGCAGATCTCCGGACAGATTAAAAAGATGGCCGAGGCGCAGAAGGTGGCGCTGCGGAATGTGCGGCGCGATGCAATTCAGAAGATCGACGCCGAGAAGAAAGCCGGCGACCTGCCGGAGGATGAAGCGAAGCGCGGCCAGGAAGAAATAGACAAGATGACGAAGAAGTACGAGGCCCAGATCGACGAGGCCCTGGCGGCGAAGACGAAGGAAGTCATGGAAGGATGA
- the upp gene encoding uracil phosphoribosyltransferase, which translates to MPNTIEQPFPNVFVIRHPVVQEQLTVARDANTGVEKFRRLTGQIARLMAFELTRDYPTEPVDVQTPLAPCRGCKLARGLTLVPILRAGLGMVEGILELLPSARVGHLGIYRDHDTLQPITYYNKLPPTIAQTDVIVIDPMLATAGSLIAAIEVVKKTGVERIKVLCLVAAPEGIRALMGKHPTVQVYTAAIDERLNEKGYIVPGLGDAGDRLFGTA; encoded by the coding sequence ATGCCGAACACGATTGAACAACCTTTTCCCAACGTCTTCGTCATCCGTCACCCCGTGGTGCAGGAGCAGCTCACCGTCGCGCGCGATGCGAACACCGGCGTCGAGAAGTTCCGCCGGCTCACGGGCCAGATTGCCAGGCTGATGGCCTTCGAACTCACGCGCGACTATCCCACCGAACCGGTCGATGTGCAGACGCCGCTTGCGCCGTGCCGGGGCTGCAAGCTGGCCCGCGGCCTGACGCTCGTACCGATTCTTCGCGCGGGTCTGGGCATGGTCGAAGGCATCCTCGAATTGTTGCCGTCGGCGCGCGTCGGCCACCTCGGCATCTACCGCGACCACGACACGCTTCAGCCGATCACGTATTACAACAAGCTGCCGCCGACCATCGCGCAGACCGATGTCATCGTGATCGACCCGATGCTCGCGACGGCCGGATCGCTGATCGCCGCGATCGAGGTCGTGAAGAAGACCGGCGTGGAGCGAATCAAGGTGCTGTGCCTCGTGGCCGCGCCCGAGGGCATTCGCGCCCTGATGGGCAAACACCCGACCGTGCAGGTCTACACCGCCGCCATCGACGAGCGGCTGAATGAAAAGGGCTACATCGTGCCGGGCCTGGGCGATGCCGGCGACCGCCTTTTCGGCACGGCGTAA
- a CDS encoding AMP-binding protein — translation MIVDRFLAAADKASRDARVSDPLRAISHRDLLRLANVMRRQVLRQTDNPHVGLCMPSCVAFAGTFYGILWAGRTVVPLNFLLGPTELAAVVADSGLDTIFSIRHFAEQLAPLPVKKIFIEDLPLKREMIFERLRIKPSPPRVRPDDTAILLYTSGTSGVPKGVCQTHANLVHNVESSVAKARLEAGHRFLGVLPLFHSFGITAMMLVPTWIGADVHYLPRFTPAGLFDAIRERRSSVTMLIASMYGAMLKSKRGKAEDLASVTYAISGGEALPPQVHAEFLQRFKVDVLQGYGMTEASPVVSLNVPWDHRTGTVGQAIPGLDVRAVDDKNTALPAGRDGELWVRGPSVMKGYYKKPDETAAAITPDGWYKTGDMGNLDPDGFITITGRKKEMIIVGGENVYPREIENALEQHAAVAESAVIGRQDASRGEVVVAFVTLREGASATETELREHCRERLAGYKVPRQVIIAPDLPRGPTGKILKRKLKETLTA, via the coding sequence GTGATCGTCGATCGTTTTCTTGCCGCAGCAGACAAGGCATCGCGCGACGCCCGCGTGTCCGATCCGCTGCGCGCCATCAGCCACCGCGACCTGCTTCGGCTTGCCAACGTCATGCGCCGGCAGGTGCTTCGCCAAACAGACAATCCTCACGTCGGCCTCTGCATGCCCTCGTGCGTCGCATTCGCCGGCACGTTTTACGGCATCCTCTGGGCCGGCCGTACCGTTGTCCCGCTGAACTTCCTGCTCGGCCCGACCGAGCTGGCCGCCGTGGTGGCCGATAGCGGGCTGGACACGATTTTTTCGATCCGGCATTTCGCCGAGCAGCTCGCCCCGCTGCCCGTGAAAAAGATATTTATAGAAGACCTGCCGCTGAAACGTGAGATGATTTTCGAGCGCCTTCGCATCAAGCCCTCGCCGCCGCGCGTCCGGCCTGACGATACGGCGATTCTGCTTTATACGTCCGGCACGTCGGGCGTTCCCAAGGGCGTCTGCCAGACCCACGCCAACCTGGTGCACAACGTCGAATCCTCCGTCGCCAAGGCCCGGCTCGAAGCGGGGCACCGCTTCCTTGGCGTGCTGCCGTTGTTTCACAGCTTCGGCATCACCGCCATGATGCTCGTCCCGACCTGGATCGGGGCCGACGTCCACTACCTGCCGCGCTTCACGCCGGCCGGCCTGTTCGACGCCATTCGTGAGCGGCGCAGCAGCGTCACCATGCTGATCGCCAGCATGTACGGCGCGATGCTCAAGTCCAAGCGCGGCAAGGCCGAGGACCTCGCCAGCGTCACCTACGCCATCAGCGGGGGCGAGGCGCTGCCGCCGCAGGTACACGCCGAATTTCTCCAGCGCTTCAAGGTCGACGTGCTCCAGGGCTACGGCATGACCGAGGCCTCTCCCGTCGTCAGCCTCAACGTGCCGTGGGACCATCGCACCGGCACGGTGGGGCAAGCCATCCCCGGGCTGGACGTGCGCGCGGTTGATGACAAAAATACGGCACTCCCGGCCGGACGCGACGGCGAACTGTGGGTGCGCGGGCCCAGCGTCATGAAGGGGTATTACAAAAAGCCTGACGAAACCGCCGCCGCCATCACCCCCGACGGCTGGTACAAAACCGGCGACATGGGCAATCTCGACCCCGATGGATTCATCACCATCACCGGGCGCAAAAAGGAAATGATCATCGTCGGCGGAGAGAATGTGTACCCGCGCGAGATCGAAAATGCGCTGGAACAGCACGCAGCCGTCGCGGAATCCGCAGTGATCGGCAGGCAGGACGCGTCGCGCGGCGAAGTCGTTGTGGCGTTTGTCACGCTCCGAGAGGGGGCGTCGGCTACCGAGACCGAATTGCGTGAGCACTGCCGCGAGCGCTTGGCGGGCTACAAAGTCCCGCGCCAGGTGATCATTGCGCCCGACCTGCCGCGCGGCCCGACGGGCAAGATTCTCAAACGAAAGTTGAAGGAAACCCTGACTGCGTAG
- a CDS encoding PilZ domain-containing protein has protein sequence MAEANAERRAHRRMALRLPVECRREGQDGEYVVRTITQDICTSGIYLELDEPGFRKGDRLSVELTIPPSEGVSSDAGLGTCEAEVVRTNRVRRIGESFDRYGVALRFLGPLRISY, from the coding sequence ATGGCGGAAGCGAATGCGGAACGCCGGGCGCACCGCCGCATGGCGTTGCGCCTGCCGGTCGAGTGTCGCCGCGAAGGGCAGGATGGCGAGTACGTCGTCCGCACGATCACGCAGGACATCTGCACCAGCGGTATCTACCTGGAATTGGACGAGCCCGGTTTTCGAAAGGGCGATCGGCTCTCGGTTGAACTGACCATCCCGCCATCCGAGGGCGTCTCGTCGGACGCGGGTCTTGGAACATGCGAGGCCGAAGTTGTTCGCACAAACCGTGTGCGCCGAATCGGCGAATCATTCGATCGTTACGGCGTCGCGCTTCGATTCCTCGGTCCGCTGCGCATTTCTTATTGA
- a CDS encoding matrixin family metalloprotease: MNLIDANDDRSYYAGMLDPFMSLSLRGDTENLYLGIAVSNGRYFASSEGRYDSGRYTIRLRRAPNQFLPPARNQLVYLNFSGGAEVRIASQPVEVMRPFSAEAISGRFSGQSETLARLVVEHMRRDLAEFDVTLISSLGEPAPAAAHTRLYFGNFSADFLGLADNVDVGNLVPDQKAIIFTETLAQWEILQPSLEQVAQAIANVASHELGHLLGLDHTGEAGDVMAVARSAGQMLDNDAVYRRAALESGVFPMGWQDSYTTLMRNVGANPITGAGRMRLADVVPSTPAAARALDLPVNMCERCRDCVE, from the coding sequence ATGAACCTGATCGACGCGAACGATGATCGCTCGTATTACGCCGGCATGCTCGACCCGTTCATGTCACTTTCGCTTCGCGGCGACACGGAGAATCTGTACCTGGGCATCGCCGTGTCCAACGGTCGGTACTTCGCTTCGAGCGAGGGTCGCTACGATTCTGGGCGCTACACGATCCGGCTGCGTCGCGCGCCGAACCAGTTTCTTCCGCCGGCCCGCAATCAGCTTGTGTATCTCAACTTTTCAGGCGGCGCCGAGGTGCGGATTGCCAGCCAGCCGGTGGAAGTGATGCGCCCGTTCTCGGCGGAGGCGATCTCGGGGCGATTCTCCGGACAAAGTGAAACGCTGGCGCGACTTGTCGTTGAACATATGCGGCGCGATTTGGCTGAATTTGACGTGACACTCATCAGCAGCCTCGGCGAGCCGGCCCCGGCCGCTGCGCACACCCGGTTGTATTTTGGGAATTTCAGCGCCGACTTCCTGGGGCTGGCGGACAACGTCGACGTGGGCAATCTTGTGCCCGACCAGAAGGCGATCATCTTCACCGAGACGCTGGCCCAGTGGGAGATTCTCCAGCCGTCGCTGGAGCAAGTTGCGCAAGCCATCGCCAACGTCGCCTCGCACGAGTTGGGACATCTGCTCGGCCTGGATCACACCGGCGAAGCGGGCGATGTCATGGCCGTGGCGCGATCGGCCGGCCAAATGCTGGACAACGACGCGGTGTATCGCCGCGCTGCCCTGGAAAGCGGTGTGTTCCCGATGGGCTGGCAGGACAGCTACACGACGCTGATGCGAAATGTCGGCGCGAATCCGATCACCGGCGCGGGGCGCATGCGGCTTGCGGACGTGGTCCCATCGACGCCGGCGGCGGCGCGGGCGTTGGACCTGCCGGTGAACATGTGTGAAAGGTGCCGGGATTGCGTCGAGTAA
- a CDS encoding homocysteine S-methyltransferase family protein, which yields MDQPRSPKKWAFDRSRLLVVDGDYRREYQSRAVSGEAFGTRVELLSDAASAFLDAGASVIVTPTDHTVPVGQSGGTGTDAVLFAHQCAAALRACIDRHPRSHTTTLVGALGPTIELLTLDEIDEATLHQTYRAQADALIRARVDAILCRGFTELPALLAAIRAVKHVAADLPVIATLCFDCGPNQTDTAMGVSVPQACEALAGLGLAAIGFDGGRSPDAAPAVLTKFIELTDLPLWVTVSPGHPQLDEGRLTYSDGPKEFAERCKALALAGATFVGGSAGATAEHVAAWASAISSDKRLKKRS from the coding sequence ATGGACCAGCCGCGGTCGCCGAAGAAATGGGCGTTTGATCGGTCCCGCCTGCTAGTCGTCGACGGCGATTATCGGCGAGAATACCAGTCTCGCGCGGTGTCGGGCGAGGCGTTTGGCACGCGCGTGGAGTTGTTATCCGACGCCGCGAGCGCGTTTCTCGATGCCGGTGCAAGCGTGATCGTCACCCCGACGGATCACACCGTGCCGGTCGGGCAATCCGGTGGGACCGGCACCGACGCGGTCTTGTTCGCGCATCAATGCGCCGCGGCGCTTCGCGCCTGCATCGACCGCCATCCACGAAGCCACACGACGACCCTCGTGGGGGCGCTTGGCCCCACGATCGAATTATTGACCCTCGACGAAATTGACGAAGCAACCCTGCACCAGACTTATCGGGCGCAAGCCGACGCGCTGATCCGAGCGCGAGTCGATGCCATTCTTTGTCGCGGCTTCACCGAATTGCCCGCGCTCCTCGCGGCGATTCGAGCGGTGAAGCATGTCGCCGCCGATCTCCCCGTCATCGCAACCTTGTGCTTCGATTGCGGCCCGAATCAAACCGACACCGCGATGGGCGTCAGTGTGCCGCAGGCCTGTGAAGCCCTGGCAGGCCTTGGGCTTGCCGCGATCGGATTCGACGGCGGCCGCAGCCCCGATGCCGCGCCGGCCGTCCTGACAAAGTTCATCGAATTAACAGACTTGCCGTTATGGGTCACCGTCTCGCCGGGCCATCCGCAGTTGGATGAAGGCCGCCTGACATACAGCGACGGGCCGAAGGAATTTGCTGAACGATGCAAAGCGCTCGCACTGGCTGGGGCAACCTTTGTTGGCGGCAGCGCCGGCGCTACGGCGGAACACGTGGCTGCCTGGGCGTCCGCGATCAGTAGCGATAAACGCCTGAAAAAACGGTCCTGA